A window from Culex pipiens pallens isolate TS chromosome 3, TS_CPP_V2, whole genome shotgun sequence encodes these proteins:
- the LOC120417654 gene encoding uncharacterized protein LOC120417654 yields the protein MTDASVSSKCTGVNIKYEKYQSNRKRSLFTGVLQYDEYRGNAPRSPMNGTSVSHHPCHARRGGHHDEPRTSRFLRASSSGGDRFEESSGHRDHTFIINPPGTIIQKNTIRKNVVDHAVRILAKWAEGIPSSRHKFRDSSNEYGLTTSHSFP from the exons ATGACGGATGCATCTGTTTCCAGCAAGTGCACTGGAGTGAAcataaaatacgaaaaataTCAGAGTAACCGAAAGCGGTCCCTTTTCACTGGCGTACTCCAGTACGACGAGTATCGAGGCAACGCACCGAGGTCACCGATGAACGGAACATCGGTTAGTCATCACCCTTGTCATGCAAGGCGAGGAGGACACCATGATGAACCTAGGACGTCACGATTCTTGAGGGCATCATCATCCGGAGGCGATCGGTTTGAAGAGTCTTCCGG CCATCGGGATCACACTTTTATCATCAATCCTCCGGGGACAATCATCCAGAAGAATACCATCAGGAAGAACGTGGTGGACCACGCCGTCAGAATTTTAGCAAAATGGGCGGAAGGAATCCCCTCATCACGACATAAATTTCGTGACAGTTCTAATGAATACGGACTTACGACTTCACACTCTTTTCCCTAA